In the genome of Carya illinoinensis cultivar Pawnee chromosome 13, C.illinoinensisPawnee_v1, whole genome shotgun sequence, the window atatttataatcgtaaaatatacaagttctaaataatttaaaaaaaaataaatacgagatttataataaaaaaattaatttttaaatataaatattagtctTTAAATCTACAGGATTTGCGTATCAAgcaaatatttctctttgacaaaattttttttgaagaattCCTCAATTCTCACACGTGGAATTCGGACATTGGGTACAACAGTCCGTGATCAACCCGGCGAATTTGActcatttttgtattttgcccgttctttaatttagttttacatATTTGCCACCTTTACGGAAGAATTTACTCAAAATATGGATAATTCGATCGAAATTATATTATTCTACGTTCTCCACCATCGATCGGTCTTATACCTTCCACCACCGATCCCCTCATCCCCCATGAGAAGCTGAGCTCGTTTCATCACCCTCTTCTCTTCTCCCATGGCGAATACCGTTATTTCATCCCCATCCTTCATCGGCCCATCCCTTCCGTCCCTCTCTCGCCATGGCCTCCACACCCTCCCTCACCGAGGTCGGCTCTTCTCCACCACCACCAGAGTCAAGCTCAGCTTTCATGACATCCCTCCCATCGATTCCGTCCACTCTCCGGTTGATTTATCCGCTCTCCTTAACAGGGCCGAAGGCCTGCTTTACACCCTGGCGGACGCCGCTGTCGCAGCCGACCCAGCCTCAAGCTCCACTGAGGCGGCCGCGCAGAAAAGTAACGGGTGGTTCGGGTTTATCTCCGATGCCATGGAAGCTGTTCTCAAGGTAAAACATATATGAATTATTTGTCGGTAGTTGTGTAATTTTGCAAAAAAAGGTGGGCGAAATGATTAGATTTTTGTTCTGTTATAATTTGCAAGAGACAGACGAAgtaagttttgaatgaattgcTTGTTGACTCCTGTAGGTATTGAAGGATGGAATTAGTGCTGTGCACGTTCCATATGCGTATGGATTTGCAATTATATTGCTTACAGTTATTGTTAAAATTGCCACATTTCCTTTGACAAAGCAACAGGTGAGTCTTTCACTGTACATGCATCCGATTCCAGTGTGCCTGTACGGGCCTCGGCAGTGTTGGTATTTTTGGTTCGTGACATTCAATACTGTTTGTAGGTTGAATCAACACTAGCTATGCAAAACCTTCAACCAAAGATTAAAGCCATTCAACAAAGATATGCTGGTAATCAGGTGAGACGGTATCTCGGTTTTATGTGATCGCACCAAACATTCAGTTTGAGCAAAAATATTTCATACTTATTAGTTTGTTTTGGCCCAAAGTAGTAAATATTGTACTTTCTGATATCTCTATCCCCTTTTTCTGTGTTTAGGAAAGAATACAACTTGAGACATCAAGGCTATATAAGCAAGCAGGGGTTAATCCTTTGGCAGGTGTTCTTTTCATAAATCTGTTAACGTTGCAATTAACACTCTCAAATTCAACCTGTTGATACTTATTCCAATTATATGTTCATTTGGTCGTTGGTCTTTAGGCTGACACAAGTTCAAATTCGTTGTCCGTGGACCGTGGCAGTATACTAATTGTCATGCAAAGATGTTCTTAAAATGCTAATCagcttatacacacacacatgcatatatTAACATCTTACTGATTTTCCTGCAAAGGTTGTTTCCCCACTTTGGCTACTATACCAGTCTGGATAGGGCTATATCAAGCTCTTTCAAATGTGGCAAATGAGGTAATTAAGAGGTTAATATCTTAATATCGTTTTGGTGATGTTATTGGACATAAATCTTATACCTTCACAAAAAGTTGGTCATTgctaatttttgtaaaaattgtatctGAAGGGACTGTTGACAGAAGGTTTCTTTTGGATTCCCTCTTTGGGTGGCCCAACTTCAATTGCTGCTCGGCAAAGTGGATCTGGCATTTCTTGGCTTTTTCCATTTGTGGTAATTACACTTTACTTTCACTTGGCTTGTGGAGCTAAAAATTGTATTGCAGTGTCTTTAATTATATTGCAAACATTCAATCTCTCATAGCAATTCTTAAGTTAAACACCATCTTTATGGATGTTTTTATGTTAATTactgatcatggaagtgttagCTTGAGCTCTCAATTTGGGGCTCATATCTGAAACATGTAGTGAAGCACAGATTTTTGGTCAGTAGTCAGGCATCAGGATGCTTTTGGTATTGTGGCCTGCTTCCCATACTGTCCTGTCTTCCCTGTCATCCTTAGTCTCCTCTATTGTGTGCCTTGACCAAGACTTAACAGCCAAAAGAAGAGAGATAGGTCATTTCTGACATTTGGAAGGTTAGGCTTGCGTTGGCAGTTTGACATTTCTTCCTATTTTGTCTGCTTCCAACATTAGTTAGGTAGATGCATGCCATGGTCCATGGATGGTAAGCATGTCCTAGGATATAAATGAGCTGTGTTCCACACGTATCTTTGAGGATCTAAAGCATTAGGTCCACAGTTTACAAAGCGGGTAAGGGATACTCCCTCATTTATCAGTTGTATTTTCTACATGTATGGCACTGAATACCCAAGTTGTCTTGCATTCTTATGCATTTGATGTGGCTTTTACAATCTATAATTCTTCGTGCAGGATGGCCATCCACCTTTGGGCTGGAATGACACTGCAGCATACCTTGTTTTGCCTGTACTCCTTGTTCTTTCTCAGTATATTTCAATGGAGCTCATGAAGCCTCCCCAGGTAAAGCATTAGCCTCTTCCCTGAACCTTTTCATTTCTCTGTTCTCAAATTTTCCTTCTATCGTGAagccttaattttctttttttggcagACTGATGATCCATCTCAAAAGAACACTCTTCTTGTTCTCAAGTTTCTTCCACTCATGATTGGTTACTTCTCCTTGTCTGTCCCATCAGGATTATCCATTTACTGGTTGGTTTCTCGTTAACACTTTCATTTCTCTGTATCAGCCCCATTAGGATTATCTGCATCCATATGCTATTGTTGATAATTGCTttgtataaatttattcttttttttaataggtaatcaagaagttttattcataaaagtaggcaaagcccaagtacgcAGGGAGTATACATAAGAAGTACCTAACTAGGGTTTACCACCGAAAGtagaaaatcatggacattAAATCTGTTAACAACAATGGGCCCTGCTCATAAgaacaaagttttaaaaaaaggaaaactttAAGCTCAACCATTGTTCTCTCGGTCTTCGAAACTTCTATCATTTTTCTCCTACCAAATACACCAATACATACATATGGGAACAATTTTCCAAATTGCTACCACTTGTGAACTACCTTGGAGGCTTCTCCAGCTTGCAAGGAAATCCACAAGTCTAAGAGGCATGACCTATGATAATCCAATTCCAGCAAAAAAATCATCCCACATGGTCTTGGCCACCTTGCAACGTAGAAGCAGATGATCTActgattcttcatttttcttacacatgcaacactaGCCCAGCACCATTACCTGACGTTTCCTTAAGTTTTATGTAGTAAGAATCTTGTCCAATTATgatgtccaaacaaaaaaaaaaaatgacttttgAAGGAGCTTTCGTCTACCGTATACTCTTTCATGGGAATGTGGTCATTCCTGAGCTAGTTAAGACATGGTGAAACGGTCTGACAGGGAACCTACCTTTCTTGGAGGGATTCCAATTCATCTTATCTATGTTATCCTCAATCGTGCTTACGGATACAGTCCACATAGAACTCTATGATAGCctccaactcccaatcttgGGCTGCCTAATGAAATCTACATTCCATTGAGGGGAGCCTCTAGAAAAGACCACAAGGTCAGCTATCGCTACATCCTTCCGCTCGAGCTCAAAAATGGCAGGGAATGTGTCTTTGAGGCTTTGTTTACCACACAATTTGTCGTACCAAAATCTGACACGAGTACTGTCCCACCACAATATGTTCATGTCTCCAGAAGATCTCCCACCATTTTCTAATATGTACTTCCACAAGCCCACCCCACATGGATCATGTACCTCATTTGAGCACCATCCTCCCCATGCCTCCCCAAATTGTGAATCTATAACGGACATCCATAGGTCCTCCCTTTCATGTTGGTaccgccacaaccatttacccaacAAAGTTTGGTTGAATTTCATCAAATTTCGAATCCCCAATCCACCCCCAGAAATTGGAGGACAAACAACCAACCAGTTTATCAGATGAAATTAGAACTCTTCCCCCAACTCACTCTAACAAAAAGTCTTGTTGTAACTTTTTGATACAGTTGGCAACCTTTGGGCTTTGTGGGGAGCGGGAACAAGGACAGAAAAGTGGTGGGTAggttagaaagagtacttttaATCAAAGTGAGCCTACGATCTTTAGACAAATACAACCTCTTCTAAGAAGCCAATCTGCATTCCACCTTCTCAACCACTCTTTGTATAAATATCACTCTTTTGATACATGCAGAGTGGTTTGTATGTCCGACAAGAATGTGAAATAGTATAAAACTTTGAGTTAGCCCTATGAcctttttatgattttgttgCACCTACTGATTCTGCCAATAATTTTGTGATTTGATCTACTATGCTGAGAATTCTCACAATGATAACAAATATGTTTGCTCAGTCCAATATGGTGGCTCTGAATCTTCCTTCTAGcatgagttattttattttaattcaaataaaataattaatgacaGAAAGAAGATTCCGACACTTAGATTAGCAGATTATCCAATTGATTATAAGAACACATACACCCTATTggactaataaaatatatttattatcattatgaGTATTTTGGGTGTAGCCAATTGGTCAAAGGGTGGACTTGGGATGAAAGTTAGACTCAAACATCCTGGGTtcgattttaatttctttttttattatctggTACATGATATGTTGCTCGGCAGGTTCTATGTGATTGCTCTTGTAACAACTAACATGTCATGAACTGATTGCATTAGATATTTTGTGATACAAAGTTAAATCATAGGGTGTTTGACCGATATATTTTCTCTTCACCCTTTTTAAGCTTTATGCATGGACATTAAAAACTATGTATTCTGAACAAACTTGGTGGTTTGttaattcataaaatttattgtgtGATTGTTAGGTTCACAAACAATGTTCTCAGCACTGCTCAACAAGTATGGTTACGCAAATTAGGTGGTGCAAAGCCTGTTGTAGCTGAGAATGCTGGTGGAATCATTACAGCAGGACGTGCAAAACGATCAGCTTCTCAGCCAGTACAGCCTGGCGAGAGGTCAGTTTTACATTACGGAATGCATACAAGTATCTTCAGCTCTTTCAAAGTTTTCTTACTGGCAAAATGGCAACCAACAGGTTTAGGCAGTTaaaagaaggagaaaataagaaaaagttgaGCAAGGCCATGCCTACAGAAGATGTTCAGAATCTGGCTTCGACATCTGATTCTGAGGATGATCCAGATGAAGAGACTAAGGATAAGGTAAAACTCAACTTTTAGTTTCGTACTATCCATTCAGTTGGAGAATTGTTGCTGTTGTCCTCCCGAAGCACTTTGTTATGCAACAAATatcatgttttctttttgtgagTAACTGTTAATGCAAATAAAGAAGCAAAGATGAAAGAGCTCCATATTCTGTTGTTATGATAGTAATTCACATGGGCAGATTACCCTCCATCTTGATTGCAATTTTGATATCGTATTATGACTGCTacttttttgaaattatattttaatcttttaaaataaaaagagcatACTAGTTGAATGTTTAGGCTCATTGTTAAAATTTATTGGACCAATGAATGGAAGATGCAGAATTCATATGGCAGCATAATCATGAGCTGATTGTGTTAACATCCTGTTGGCAGTCGGTGGTTCCACTACCTCAAGTTTTTCATTTCAGCTATTGTTGTGAAGTTTACATTGATTAGTCTTTGGCTAACACCAAACAATAAAGAAAACAGGCTGTGTTGTATTTGTGTCTGTTGCCTGCATGCACGTCTATGGAATTATCTAATATGGTATTTGTTAAAAGGAAGACCACAGATGAGGAGGAAGTTCTCCTGTCTCACCATCCTACAATCCCAGTGAGATTAAGAAGGCATGTTGGTATACATATTGCATAGAGACAATGAAGTGAAAATCAGGCCGGGTGCCTTTATTTCAAGATAGAAGTTGATCCATATGTGAGCATAGTCCTAAACAAATAAGGGCAGTGGGCACGTATACTAAAAAAACACTGCGCAACcgctttattttatattatgaatGGAGAATCATTATCAATCTTGACAGCTTCCAACTCAATTATGATCTGAAGTTAGGGTGCATAGTTTTATCTTGTAAACAGCATTCTTACCtggttttcttttacttaacaCAGGATTTTAAAACTAACTTGAGATTTTGACAGGGTGAGGAGGCTCTTGAAGAAGCACATGCTCCTAGTAGCGGTAAAGAGGTACCAAATTATCCACGCCCAAGGCGGAGCAAGCGATCAAAGCGGAAACGTGCTGTATAGAGAGACAATGTACTATATTTTGTAGTTTATGTTGAGTCTTGTATATCTCAGCAAATTTTATCTTGGTTAATATATAGTGGCCATTCTTTTTTATGTCGGTTCATTCATCTTAAGTCGATATCCACGTTCCATGTTATTTTAAGCAAAGGTCTAGCCACCACGATTGTTATGCGTGTTTTGAGTAATTAATTACCTTTAGAAAATGGGGAGGATCTATAATTCTTTCTATAAAATGAAGCGACGCAGCATTTCAAGCTCTGTATCAGAGCAATTCTCATTCTCGGAAGATCATGTGAAGCAACATGAGTTTATGTTGATGGAGTTCATGTCGTAGAACATAAATAGCAAAACTTACAAATTAGTGGTGAAAATAACCTCAATGGTGATTCCATGGAGATGATTTTTCTGCATTTGGCCTCGAGATATACGTTTGATCATAtcggtttctctctctccccctctcaaCTCACATTGGCCTGAGAGCTGGcctagagtttttttttttttttttgggacaagACAAACTACCCTTTTTGAGGTGTAGAAAAGATAAATAATCCGATTTTGCAAACAGGGGGGATCCACTGATATGGTAAAACATATGAACATCTTGGGCCCCTTCATCTCTGCTGCAATGCATGAGTACCATAACATTGTTCTGCAAAGAAATTTTATGCCttggtttctttccttttgagCTTTCATAGGTTGGATTTTAAATCATCTGTTGGAAGATTTTAATGGGGATTCAGCTTATGGTGATTCTATGATAAACTTTGCTCTGAATAAAGGCTTCCGCTTCTATAATACACACCCCCGACTAATTTCCATTTTTATACAAGCACAACACCCCTAAAGACACGGATTCTCAAACTAATGGATACATCTGACTTTTCCTAATCCTCGAA includes:
- the LOC122292523 gene encoding inner membrane protein PPF-1, chloroplastic-like; its protein translation is MANTVISSPSFIGPSLPSLSRHGLHTLPHRGRLFSTTTRVKLSFHDIPPIDSVHSPVDLSALLNRAEGLLYTLADAAVAADPASSSTEAAAQKSNGWFGFISDAMEAVLKVLKDGISAVHVPYAYGFAIILLTVIVKIATFPLTKQQVESTLAMQNLQPKIKAIQQRYAGNQERIQLETSRLYKQAGVNPLAGCFPTLATIPVWIGLYQALSNVANEGLLTEGFFWIPSLGGPTSIAARQSGSGISWLFPFVDGHPPLGWNDTAAYLVLPVLLVLSQYISMELMKPPQTDDPSQKNTLLVLKFLPLMIGYFSLSVPSGLSIYWFTNNVLSTAQQVWLRKLGGAKPVVAENAGGIITAGRAKRSASQPVQPGERFRQLKEGENKKKLSKAMPTEDVQNLASTSDSEDDPDEETKDKGEEALEEAHAPSSGKEVPNYPRPRRSKRSKRKRAV